The Candidatus Sphingomonas colombiensis genome contains the following window.
TTTGTATCGATGATCGTTGGATTTTGAATCAATCGTAAATTTGGTGCTGCAAGATTTTGGTGCATCGGATCGGCAAAGCGCGCGCCGAGGCGGCGGGGAAATACCTCCTCCAAGTGTTTGTCAGCGCAGATGATGACCAGGAAATCGCGGAGCGCCCCGTCTTAATCGCTGATTGCGGGCCGAAATTGATCGGTCTGTTCGCCCAGCAGCGGCGCCGGGCGCGCCGATGCTTCGCCATGCGCAGCGAAGCGCACCGGGGAGGCCATCGCGAAATACCCGCCTTCGCTCGGATGCTCCTTGCGCGAGAAGAAACCGGTCGCGACGAGATGCGGGTCCTGCATGATATCACCGAGATCCCGTACCGGCTGCGCTGGAATCTGTGCGGTGTGGCAGCGCGCCAAGAGTTCGGCGGTCGCAAAGCCCGGTGTAAGGCGGGCAACCTCCTGATACATCAGGGCCATGTTCGCCACGCGCAGTTTTCGCGTGGCGAACCTTTCGTCTTCAAGGAAGGAAGAATGGCCGAGTATTTCAAATACGACCGGCCAAGCCTGATCATTATAGAAAACAATACTGATGAAGCCGTCGGCGGTCGGGAACGGCTGGCGGTCCGGATCGAGCTGCCGGAAATAACCGGCCGGGGCGTTGGGCGGGTCGAAGGTCAGCCCGCCGAGATGCTCGAGCATCATGAAATTGGTGAACGCCTCGAACATCGGGATTTCGATCTTCTGCCCCTCGCCGGTGCGGAGTTTGTGCACGATCGCGGCGAGTACCGCATAAGCGCCGTGGAGCCCGGCAACCTTATCGGCGATCAGCGACGGCAGATAGCGCGCACGCGGATTGCCGTCGACGCGCGGTAGCAACGTGGCCGCGCCGGTCGCTGCCTGGATGACATCGTCATAGGCCTGCAGATCGGCATAAGGCCCGTCCTGACCGAAGCCGACACAATGCGCGTAGATGATATCCGGGTTTAGCGCCCGCACCGTTTCATAATCGAGCCCGAGCCGTTCGACCGCTTTCCCGCGGACATTGAGCACGAAGACATCGGCGTCGCCGAGCAATTGCTTCATCGCGGCGAGATCGTCGGGTTGCTTGAGATCGAGCGCGACCGATTGCTTGCCGCGATTGATCGCCATGAACCCCGGACTCATCCCGGGCGTCACCGCTGCCTTCCCCGACCAGCGATAGGCATCGCCTGCACCGGGCGCCTCGACCTTGATCACCTCGGCGCCGAGATCGGCGAGGATCTGCGTACAATAAGGCCCGAAAACAACACTCGTCAGATCGACGACCTTGATCCCCGCCAGCATTGGCTTGCCGTCAGCCGCGATCGTCATGCGCCGCTCCGCCGATCACATGCGATTGGCGAAGATCGCCGAACTGACGGTCGGCGCGCCGGGGCCGCCGGCAAGGAGGCAGGTGCGTGCGCCGGCGACCGGGTTGCTGCTCTCGCCGCGCAACTGCCGCACCGCCTCGATCGGCAGCCCGATGCCGTGGATGAAGCCTTGCGCCAGATTGCCGCCGGCGGTGTTGATCGGCAGCTTGCCGCCATCGGCGATCAGATTGTCGAACCGGATCACCTCGGCGGCATTGTCGTAATCGCAGAAACCATGGTCGATCAGCGACATCACCCCCTGGGCGTCGAAATTCTCATAGAGCTGGACGACATCGATATCGCCTGGCGCGAGCCCGGTTTCGGCATAGAGGCGCCGCGCGATCGGGCGGAAGCCGCCAGTGGCATAAAGATCGTCGGCGTCGTTCTCGAGCAAATCGCCCCACCCCGCCTCCGCGCCCTGCGCGCAGCCGAGGAGATAGACCGGCGGCCTGGCGAGATCGCGCGCGTGCTCCGCGGAGACCATCAGCAGCGCGCCGGCGCCGTCATTCTCGCGGCTGCAGTCGAACAGGCGGAACGGCTCGGCGATCCAGCGCGAGGTGCGCAGCTTGTCGATGTCGAACGGCTGACCATAGCTCACCGCCTCGGGGTTGCGGTTGCCGTGGTGATAGGAGGCGCATACCAGATCCTCGACGATGCGCGGATCGAGGCCGTGGCGGCCGAACAACCGATTGGCCCGGATCGCGCAATTCTGCGCCGGCGAGACCACCCCGGCGGCGAGCAGATGATCGTTGAGATGGTGCGCCATCACCGCGGCGGACAGGCGGCCGCTCGCCCCCTCGACCAGCGCGCGGAAGATGACGACCGCGTTCGCCTGCCCGGTGAGGATCGCGCTCGCCGCGACGCCGAACGCGCCCGCGATCCCGCCCCCGCCGCCGCCCCAGACCTGCGCCGACCAGCGCAATTCCTTCGTGCCGAGTTCGGGCATCAGCCGGACCGGCTCGTTCTTGTCGTCGCCGTAGGAGACGAAGCCATCAACGTCGGCGGGAGACAGGCCCGCCTCTGCGCAGGCGTCAAGGATCGCCTCGACCA
Protein-coding sequences here:
- a CDS encoding CoA transferase — its product is MTIAADGKPMLAGIKVVDLTSVVFGPYCTQILADLGAEVIKVEAPGAGDAYRWSGKAAVTPGMSPGFMAINRGKQSVALDLKQPDDLAAMKQLLGDADVFVLNVRGKAVERLGLDYETVRALNPDIIYAHCVGFGQDGPYADLQAYDDVIQAATGAATLLPRVDGNPRARYLPSLIADKVAGLHGAYAVLAAIVHKLRTGEGQKIEIPMFEAFTNFMMLEHLGGLTFDPPNAPAGYFRQLDPDRQPFPTADGFISIVFYNDQAWPVVFEILGHSSFLEDERFATRKLRVANMALMYQEVARLTPGFATAELLARCHTAQIPAQPVRDLGDIMQDPHLVATGFFSRKEHPSEGGYFAMASPVRFAAHGEASARPAPLLGEQTDQFRPAISD
- a CDS encoding transporter is translated as MNHPLFGTTAIAGVGVRQYKRGGSPLPERSVLVEAILDACAEAGLSPADVDGFVSYGDDKNEPVRLMPELGTKELRWSAQVWGGGGGGIAGAFGVAASAILTGQANAVVIFRALVEGASGRLSAAVMAHHLNDHLLAAGVVSPAQNCAIRANRLFGRHGLDPRIVEDLVCASYHHGNRNPEAVSYGQPFDIDKLRTSRWIAEPFRLFDCSRENDGAGALLMVSAEHARDLARPPVYLLGCAQGAEAGWGDLLENDADDLYATGGFRPIARRLYAETGLAPGDIDVVQLYENFDAQGVMSLIDHGFCDYDNAAEVIRFDNLIADGGKLPINTAGGNLAQGFIHGIGLPIEAVRQLRGESSNPVAGARTCLLAGGPGAPTVSSAIFANRM